A window of Synechococcus sp. MEDNS5 contains these coding sequences:
- a CDS encoding shikimate dehydrogenase: MISGTTGLIGLLGQPVRHSLSPAMHNAALEAMGLDWRYLALPCAQSDLGSVLTGLRAVNCRGLNVTIPHKQAVASHCTELSALASRLQAVNTLIRADNGGWHGHNTDAEGFLAPLQNCSEAWRGGTAIVLGCGGSARAVVAGLQQLPLNAIHIAGRRETALATFLNDLRQPEEEERVPLVGIPLEASQIREVLAQACLVVNTTPLGMEGHQEGCAMPLDQEIWNDLRPSTTLYDLIYTPRPTPWLTLGAERGCRTIDGLEMLIQQGAASLRRWSGCSTVPVEVMRQAALNSLASTAR; this comes from the coding sequence ACAATGCCGCCCTCGAGGCCATGGGGCTTGATTGGCGCTACCTGGCGTTGCCCTGTGCGCAGTCGGATCTGGGCTCCGTGCTGACAGGCCTCAGAGCCGTGAACTGCCGCGGCCTGAACGTGACCATCCCGCACAAGCAAGCCGTGGCTTCCCACTGCACGGAGCTGAGTGCTCTGGCCTCTCGTCTCCAGGCCGTGAACACCCTCATCCGAGCCGACAACGGCGGCTGGCACGGCCACAACACGGACGCTGAGGGATTTCTGGCGCCCCTGCAAAACTGCTCAGAGGCATGGCGAGGCGGCACAGCGATCGTGCTGGGCTGCGGTGGCAGTGCCCGTGCCGTTGTGGCAGGGCTTCAGCAACTGCCTCTGAACGCCATCCACATCGCCGGACGACGGGAGACAGCTCTGGCCACCTTCCTGAACGATCTGCGCCAACCCGAGGAAGAGGAGCGGGTCCCTCTCGTTGGCATCCCCCTCGAAGCCAGCCAGATCCGGGAGGTTCTCGCCCAGGCCTGCCTTGTGGTGAACACCACCCCGCTGGGGATGGAGGGGCACCAGGAAGGATGCGCCATGCCCCTAGATCAGGAGATCTGGAACGATCTCAGACCAAGCACAACCCTCTACGACCTCATTTACACGCCAAGGCCCACGCCCTGGCTGACGCTGGGGGCGGAACGGGGTTGCCGCACGATCGATGGCCTGGAAATGCTCATCCAACAGGGCGCAGCATCCCTGCGCCGCTGGAGCGGCTGCTCCACGGTGCCGGTGGAGGTCATGCGCCAGGCGGCTCTCAACAGCCTGGCCTCGACCGCACGCTGA
- a CDS encoding Tic20 family protein, with product MSIPSWQRFLGLLAYLLPWSDAIPFGSHLMGQFPWLQWLTLPALPIALLEQGIPFGNLLIFFLLFLAVVRNPAVPYFIRFNTLQALLVDIIVVLLGYAFMILLQPLGGGLMLRTLSSTVVIAVLAVVIFALVECIRGREPDLPGLSQAVRMQLY from the coding sequence ATGTCCATCCCTTCCTGGCAACGGTTCCTGGGTCTTCTGGCCTACCTCCTTCCTTGGAGCGACGCAATTCCCTTCGGAAGTCACCTGATGGGGCAGTTTCCTTGGCTGCAATGGCTGACGCTGCCCGCGCTGCCGATCGCTCTCCTGGAGCAGGGAATCCCCTTCGGCAACCTTCTGATCTTCTTCCTGCTGTTCCTGGCCGTGGTGCGCAACCCGGCTGTGCCTTATTTCATCCGCTTCAACACCCTTCAGGCGTTGCTGGTGGACATCATCGTTGTGCTGCTCGGGTACGCCTTCATGATTCTCCTGCAGCCTTTGGGCGGGGGTTTGATGCTGAGAACACTCTCCAGCACAGTGGTGATTGCGGTTCTGGCCGTTGTGATCTTCGCACTGGTGGAATGCATCCGCGGCCGAGAGCCAGATCTGCCTGGCCTGAGCCAGGCAGTGCGAATGCAGCTTTACTAA